In Bacteroidota bacterium, the following proteins share a genomic window:
- a CDS encoding Fic family protein, translating into MKTLKLKLIPTLYFSEYEKTLEADPVKAIKRIEKKKITLENFHFYFSSSAVFSSNIEGNPINLDTYWKNQEFKHLKKTKDLKEIEDLVVAYEFARKNLLTISSLLKAHELLSKSFLIKSNRGKLRSQKVGVFNEKGQLVYLAIEPELVEAEMNKLFSDIGQLENVKLGTLQVLYFASMIHLIFVKIHPFMDGNGRTARLLEKWFLAERLGEKAWYIQSERYYWRHRAKYYKNVHLGGHYHVLNYDLCIPFLKMMPESLLQK; encoded by the coding sequence ATGAAAACACTGAAACTTAAATTAATACCGACCCTATATTTTTCAGAGTACGAAAAGACACTTGAAGCAGATCCGGTAAAAGCCATCAAAAGGATAGAGAAAAAGAAAATCACCCTTGAAAATTTTCATTTCTATTTTTCAAGTTCTGCAGTGTTCTCCTCTAACATTGAAGGTAATCCGATTAACCTGGATACATATTGGAAGAACCAGGAATTTAAGCATCTTAAAAAAACAAAAGACTTAAAGGAAATTGAAGATCTCGTGGTCGCTTATGAATTTGCCAGAAAAAATTTATTGACGATCAGTAGCTTACTGAAAGCTCATGAATTATTATCAAAGTCTTTTCTTATCAAAAGTAACAGAGGTAAATTACGCAGTCAGAAAGTCGGAGTATTTAATGAGAAAGGACAACTGGTCTATCTGGCTATTGAGCCGGAACTTGTGGAGGCTGAGATGAATAAACTTTTCTCTGATATCGGGCAGTTAGAAAATGTCAAGCTTGGGACTCTTCAGGTATTATATTTTGCTTCAATGATACATTTAATTTTTGTCAAAATTCATCCTTTCATGGATGGTAATGGCAGAACAGCCAGGCTACTGGAAAAATGGTTTTTAGCTGAAAGACTTGGGGAGAAAGCCTGGTATATTCAATCCGAAAGATATTATTGGAGGCATAGGGCAAAATATTATAAAAACGTTCACTTAGGAGGCCACTATCATGTTCTGAATTATGATCTTTGTATTCCATTTTTAAAAATGATGCCGGAAAGCTTACTTCAAAAATAA
- a CDS encoding ATP-binding protein gives MNVQKYIPDGLKTRQKYLDKSFAYLDKEIIKVFTGQRRVGKSYMLFQLADHILQKDPDANIQYINKELNEFREIRNDQDLLNYLKDKKSSGLNYLMVDEVQDIENFEDALRSLLAEKKWDIWITGSNASMFSQDIAGKLSGRHIDIRIHSLSFAEFLDFHHLENSDDALFKYLKFGGLPYLINLELTENIVFEYIRNIYSTILYKDIIQRHNIRNSRFLEDLVFFIADNTGSLFSAKSISDYLKSQGIRIPPNLVLEYMKHITDSFLLHLLKRSDLQGKKIFESGEKYYFNDLGLRHAIRGFLPGDINKVIENAVLLHLKANDYEIYTGLEKNREVDFICLKDGARIYVQVAYQISDDTVFEREFGNLLLIRDNFPKYVVTMDAVKWDSHEGIQHVQLKKFLTLEF, from the coding sequence ATGAATGTTCAAAAATATATTCCTGACGGCTTAAAAACAAGGCAGAAGTACCTCGACAAATCGTTTGCATACCTGGATAAGGAAATTATCAAGGTGTTCACCGGACAGCGTCGGGTGGGAAAGAGCTATATGCTGTTTCAGTTAGCGGATCATATCCTGCAGAAAGATCCGGACGCAAATATTCAGTATATCAACAAAGAGTTAAATGAATTCAGGGAAATCAGGAACGACCAGGACTTGCTTAACTACCTGAAGGATAAGAAAAGCTCAGGTCTCAACTACCTGATGGTAGATGAAGTGCAGGACATTGAAAATTTTGAAGATGCATTACGAAGCCTGCTTGCTGAAAAGAAATGGGATATTTGGATTACCGGCAGCAATGCATCCATGTTTTCACAGGATATTGCAGGAAAACTGAGCGGCCGGCATATTGACATCCGGATTCATAGCCTGTCCTTTGCTGAATTCCTGGATTTTCATCATCTTGAAAATTCAGATGATGCTCTTTTTAAGTATCTGAAATTTGGTGGCCTCCCTTATCTGATTAATCTTGAACTTACCGAAAACATTGTTTTTGAATATATCCGTAATATCTATTCCACGATTTTATATAAAGATATTATTCAACGGCATAATATTCGCAATTCGCGGTTCCTCGAAGACCTGGTTTTTTTTATTGCCGATAATACCGGCTCTTTATTTTCTGCCAAGAGCATCAGCGATTACCTTAAATCGCAGGGAATCCGCATTCCGCCCAACCTGGTGCTTGAATATATGAAGCATATCACTGATTCATTTCTTCTTCATTTATTGAAACGAAGTGACCTCCAGGGAAAAAAGATCTTCGAGAGCGGGGAGAAATACTATTTTAATGACTTGGGTCTCAGGCATGCTATAAGAGGTTTCTTACCGGGTGATATTAATAAAGTCATCGAAAATGCCGTTTTGCTTCATCTGAAAGCCAATGATTATGAAATATATACTGGCCTTGAAAAGAATAGGGAAGTAGATTTTATTTGTTTAAAGGATGGCGCCAGAATTTATGTGCAGGTAGCCTATCAGATCAGTGATGACACGGTATTCGAAAGAGAATTTGGCAATCTTCTGCTGATCAGGGATAATTTTCCTAAATATGTCGTGACGATGGATGCAGTAAAATGGGATAGCCATGAAGGAATTCAGCATGTGCAATTAAAAAAGTTTTTAACCCTTGAATTCTAA